GCCGCGGCTCCACGCCACCTCGATGGCGTGCCGGATGGCGCGCTCCACGCGGCTGGGCGTCGTGCCGTTCCGTTTCGCGATGGTCGGGTACAGCTCTTTCGTGATCGCGCTCAACAGATCGATGCGCTCCGTCACCATCGCGATCGCTTCACGAAGGTAACGGTATCCCTTGATGTGCGCCGGGATGCCGATCTCGTGCAGCACGTCGGTGATGCGCCGGTCGACGTTGCGCGCGGGCGCCGACGGCCCTGGCGCCGGCTGCTGGCGGACGACCTCGCGGATGCGGTTCGCAAGCGTGGCGAGATCGAACGGCTTCAAGATGTAGTAGTCCGCGCCCAGGGCCACGGCCCGCTGCGTGATGTGTTCCTGGCCGAACGCCGTCAACATGATCACCTTGGGACGCTGGTCGCCCATCTGACGGCTGAGGCGCTCCAGGACGCCGATGCCGTCGAGGTGCGGCATGATGATGTCGAGGACGAGAACGTCCGGCCGCTGGCGCACCAGCTCCAGCACCTCCCGGCCGTTCTGGGCGATGCCGATCACTTCAAAGTCGGGCTGTTCGGCCATGTAGCTGCGCAGCATGTGGCAGAACTCGCGGTTGTCGTCCCCGATGAGGATCCGGATCGGATCGTTTTTCGGCAAGGCGATCGCGGGCATGCGCCACTCCCTCTCGACCGGAAACTCTGGCAGATGCAACCAAGGCAGTTGCAATTATGGACCAAAATTTGGACAGGTAGGGACGCATCCCTGTTCGGTGCGCCCGAGAATCGAACGACGAATTCCGACGCCAACATTCGTCAAAAACGCGAGGCTCCGGGATCATGATCCCGGAGCCGCCGCGGACGGTGTCGACATGAGGCCGGCTTTCTCCGCCATCCAGAGCGCCAGAACGCCGTAGCCGCGCGTCGGATCGTTGACGAACACGTGGGTGACGGCGCCGACAAGTTTCCCGTCCTGAAGGATCGGGCTGCCCGACATCCCCTGCACGATCCCGCCGGCCTCCCTCAGGAGGCGCGGGTCTGTCACGTGCAGGATCAGGCCCTTGCTGGCCGGGCGGTCCTGGGTGATGACGCGTTCGATTTCCACGTCGAACGTGTCCACCTTCTGCCCGTGCAACACGGTGCGGATCACCGCCGCGCCCGGGTGCACTTCCTGCGGAAGCGCCACGGGCACCGCCGCGCCGCCGCCGTCAGGCACGCGCGACAACCTGCCGAAGACGCCGACCTCCGTGTTCTTCTCCAGGATTCCCAGCGGTCGCCGGCGTCCGACGAACACCGCGAGCTTCTCGCCGGGCGCGCCCACGGCGCCCCGATCGATGTCGCTCACGATCGCCTCCACGATCTGGCCGTCGTGGATCGCATAGGCGTCGCCCGTGCGGGTGTCGCTGATCACGTGGCCGAGCGCCGCGAACCGGCGCGACTGCGGATCGTAGAAGGTCATGGTGCCGACGCCCGACGCGCCGTCGCGAATCCACACGCCGACCAGGTACCGGCCGGCGCGCACGTCCCACACGGGTTGCACGGCGTACGTGCGCAGCTGGCCGTCACGACGGACGGTGATCGCGATGGCGCGACCTGTCCGGGCCGCGGCGTCGATCTTGCGCGCGGCGTCCTCTTTGTCGGTCACCGCCTGACCGCCGACGGAGACGATCACGTCGCCGACGCGGATTCCGGCCTCCTGCGCCGGGTGGCGCACGCGCCCGTCGCGGTCGCGTAGGCCGGCTTCGTCGACGACGACGACGCCGTCGCTATGCAGCACGATGCCGATGGCTTGGCCGCCCGGCACCACGGTGACGGTCGGCCGCACGTCCACGGTCACCGTGCGCAGCGGCAGCCAGCCCAAGAGGGCCAGCTGGACGCGGGTGACGCCCACCGCGCGAGCGTTCAGCCGCAGGACGTCGTGACGCAGGGCCCGCCATTCCGTGCCCAGCGGCGCTCCGTCGACCTCGAGCCCGCTCGGCCGGTCGCCGCGGATGGCCAGCCAACCCCGCTGCCAGGCCAGGTCCAGCGCGGTCTGGCTGCCCTTGGTCAACTGCAGCTGATCGGGCAGGCGCTCGAGGGTCTGGTATGGCGGCGTGAAGCCGACGACCAGCACCGCGATCGCAAGGACGAGTCCGACCCAGCGGCGAACGCGTGGATTCAATTGTCATCACGCTCCCGGACTGGATTGGGCCGCTTGCCTCACCTCCTTCTGGTCCGAAAGGCGCGAAATGCATGAAAAAACGCCTTGCCGGACCGTGACTAGGCGTAACGTGCCCGGAACAAGGCGTGTGTATCCTGGAGACGTCGCGCGCGGCTGCCAATCAGGCCTATTCCACGTTTTGTAAAAGCTCCTCGGCGTGGCGCAACGCCGCCGGCGAATCGTCGCCCGACAACATCCGCGCGATTTCGCGCGCGCGGTCCGCGCCGCGCACGGCCGTCACGGCGACCGCCGTACGCGAGCGCCGCACGCGCTTGCGGATGGCGACGTGATGGTGCGCGCGCGCGGCGATTTGCGCCAAATGCGTGATGCAGAGAACCTGGCGATGGCGTCCGAGCGAGGCGAGGCGTTGCCCCACGGCCTGCGCCGTCCGGCCGCCCACACCGGCGTCGATCTCGTCGAACACGACGACGGGCACGTCGAGCGCCGACGCGGCGCTCGCGCAGAGCGCCAGCATGATCCGCGACAGCTCGCCCCCGGAGGCGACGGCGCGCAGCGGACGCGGCTCGTCGCCCGGATTGGCCGCGAGGCGGAATTCGACGTCGTCCGCGCCGGTCGCGTCGGCGTCCGGCTCGCGGCCGTCCGCCCCGTCCTTCCAGCGCGGGCGGACGTCCACCACGAACGCGGCATCCGGGAAAGCGAGCGCGGCGAGCTCGCGGCTGACGCTC
The sequence above is drawn from the Clostridia bacterium genome and encodes:
- the spo0A gene encoding sporulation transcription factor Spo0A — encoded protein: MPAIALPKNDPIRILIGDDNREFCHMLRSYMAEQPDFEVIGIAQNGREVLELVRQRPDVLVLDIIMPHLDGIGVLERLSRQMGDQRPKVIMLTAFGQEHITQRAVALGADYYILKPFDLATLANRIREVVRQQPAPGPSAPARNVDRRITDVLHEIGIPAHIKGYRYLREAIAMVTERIDLLSAITKELYPTIAKRNGTTPSRVERAIRHAIEVAWSRGNFEAIQSLFGHTVSSDRGKPTNSEFIAMLADRLRLEDHV
- the spoIVB gene encoding SpoIVB peptidase, with protein sequence MNPRVRRWVGLVLAIAVLVVGFTPPYQTLERLPDQLQLTKGSQTALDLAWQRGWLAIRGDRPSGLEVDGAPLGTEWRALRHDVLRLNARAVGVTRVQLALLGWLPLRTVTVDVRPTVTVVPGGQAIGIVLHSDGVVVVDEAGLRDRDGRVRHPAQEAGIRVGDVIVSVGGQAVTDKEDAARKIDAAARTGRAIAITVRRDGQLRTYAVQPVWDVRAGRYLVGVWIRDGASGVGTMTFYDPQSRRFAALGHVISDTRTGDAYAIHDGQIVEAIVSDIDRGAVGAPGEKLAVFVGRRRPLGILEKNTEVGVFGRLSRVPDGGGAAVPVALPQEVHPGAAVIRTVLHGQKVDTFDVEIERVITQDRPASKGLILHVTDPRLLREAGGIVQGMSGSPILQDGKLVGAVTHVFVNDPTRGYGVLALWMAEKAGLMSTPSAAAPGS